A single genomic interval of Halorubrum aethiopicum harbors:
- the mvk gene encoding mevalonate kinase — MTVCEAPGKVYLFGEHAVVYGEPAVPAAIERRARVTAEPREDDHVRVTAEDLSLDGFTVEYTGGTGDRPDIDAPAPLVEAAMGYVDAAVRQARSAADAPDAGFDITVESEIPLGAGLGSSAAVVVAGIDAATRALGEPLDREELADRAYRAEFEVQEGQASRADTFCSTMGGAVRVEGDDCEAIDAPNLPFVIGFDGGAGDTGELVAGVRELREEYRFAADTVHAIGDIVRDGEELLAEAVPEADPSRELLEELGDLMDFNHGLLAALGVSARSLDAMVWAARDAGAHGAKLTGAGGGGCIVALDPGAETPTALSFTQGCEEAFRAELATEGVRVVES; from the coding sequence ATGACCGTCTGTGAAGCGCCGGGGAAGGTGTACCTCTTCGGCGAACACGCCGTCGTCTACGGCGAGCCCGCGGTGCCGGCGGCGATCGAGCGCCGGGCGCGGGTGACCGCCGAACCCCGCGAGGACGACCACGTCCGGGTCACCGCCGAGGACCTCTCGCTCGACGGGTTCACCGTCGAGTACACCGGCGGGACCGGCGACCGCCCCGACATCGACGCGCCCGCGCCGCTCGTCGAGGCCGCGATGGGCTACGTCGACGCCGCGGTCCGACAGGCCCGCTCTGCGGCCGACGCGCCCGACGCCGGCTTCGACATCACCGTCGAAAGCGAGATCCCGTTGGGTGCGGGACTGGGGTCGTCGGCCGCGGTCGTCGTCGCGGGGATCGACGCGGCCACGCGCGCGCTCGGCGAGCCGCTCGACCGCGAGGAGCTGGCCGACCGCGCCTACCGCGCCGAGTTCGAGGTCCAGGAGGGCCAGGCCTCCCGCGCGGACACGTTCTGTTCGACGATGGGCGGGGCGGTTCGGGTCGAGGGCGACGACTGCGAGGCGATCGACGCCCCGAACCTCCCGTTCGTGATCGGGTTCGACGGCGGCGCGGGCGACACCGGCGAGCTCGTCGCCGGCGTCCGCGAGCTGCGCGAGGAGTACCGGTTCGCCGCCGACACGGTCCACGCGATCGGCGACATCGTGCGCGACGGCGAGGAGCTGTTGGCCGAGGCGGTCCCCGAGGCGGACCCCTCCCGGGAGCTGCTCGAGGAACTGGGGGACCTGATGGACTTCAACCACGGGTTATTGGCCGCGCTCGGCGTCTCCGCGCGCTCGCTCGACGCGATGGTGTGGGCCGCGCGGGACGCGGGCGCCCACGGCGCGAAGCTCACCGGCGCCGGCGGCGGCGGCTGTATCGTCGCGCTCGACCCCGGCGCGGAGACGCCGACCGCGCTCTCGTTCACGCAGGGGTGTGAGGAGGCGTTCCGCGCCGAACTGGCCACCGAGGGCGTCCGGGTGGTGGAGTCGTGA
- a CDS encoding isopentenyl phosphate kinase, whose translation MTAGTPAGRPADPPVVLKLGGSVITEKDRPETVDESALATACDAVAGALAAGAVDRLVVIHGGGSFGHHHASEHGISTTEGTHDADAVMDVHGAMARLNRAVLAALHDRDVPAVPVHPLSLSARPAGVDGDLDLPRSSTATLLAEGFVPVLHGDGVATAAEGVTVVSGDELVVELAAGLDAERVGVCSTVPGVLDGDGEVIDRIDSFEAVADALGASDATDVSGGMAAKVRELLELDAPASVFGPEGLETFLRGDAPGTRID comes from the coding sequence GTGACCGCCGGGACTCCGGCCGGCCGGCCGGCGGATCCGCCCGTCGTGCTCAAGCTCGGCGGGAGCGTGATCACGGAGAAGGACCGGCCCGAGACCGTCGACGAGTCGGCGCTCGCGACCGCCTGCGACGCGGTCGCCGGCGCGCTCGCGGCCGGCGCGGTCGACCGGCTCGTCGTGATCCACGGCGGCGGGAGCTTCGGACACCACCACGCCAGCGAGCACGGGATCTCGACGACCGAGGGCACCCACGACGCCGACGCGGTGATGGACGTTCACGGCGCGATGGCGCGGCTCAACCGGGCCGTCCTCGCGGCGCTTCACGATCGCGACGTGCCCGCGGTCCCCGTCCACCCGCTCTCGCTTTCGGCGCGGCCGGCGGGCGTCGACGGCGACCTCGACCTGCCGCGCTCCTCGACGGCGACGCTGCTCGCGGAGGGGTTCGTCCCGGTGCTTCACGGCGACGGGGTCGCGACCGCCGCCGAGGGCGTGACCGTCGTCTCCGGCGACGAGCTGGTCGTCGAGCTCGCCGCGGGGCTCGACGCCGAGCGCGTGGGCGTCTGCTCGACGGTTCCCGGCGTCCTCGACGGCGACGGAGAGGTGATCGATCGCATCGACTCCTTCGAGGCGGTCGCCGACGCGCTCGGCGCGAGCGACGCGACCGACGTTTCGGGGGGAATGGCGGCGAAGGTCAGGGAACTGCTCGAACTCGACGCGCCCGCGTCCGTCTTCGGCCCCGAGGGGCTGGAGACGTTCCTGCGCGGGGACGCGCCGGGGACGCGGATCGACTGA
- a CDS encoding response regulator, with protein sequence MYDGSESSLPIRLLHVEDDAAFADLTATYLDRLAPAVDHEPVAAIDEARGRYREESFDAVVCDYDLPDGTGIDFLEWVREDDPELPFVLFTGKGSEEVASEAISAGVTDYLQKRGGGDQFEVLVNRLRNAVDRSRLMRQVERSIAALEAANEPIGILGADGRYLFANEAYASVYGRSSENVVDRHWKTFYPDDEIERFTEEILPVVTEKGHWTGEATARDEDGRLIRERLVLTHTTDGGHVCIVRGAEPVSESDD encoded by the coding sequence ATGTACGACGGCTCGGAGTCGAGCCTCCCGATCCGGCTTCTTCACGTCGAGGACGACGCCGCCTTCGCCGACCTCACGGCGACGTACCTCGATCGCCTCGCACCGGCCGTCGATCACGAACCCGTCGCGGCGATCGACGAGGCTCGCGGGCGGTATCGCGAGGAGTCCTTCGACGCCGTCGTCTGTGATTACGACCTCCCCGACGGCACCGGGATCGACTTCCTCGAGTGGGTCCGCGAGGACGACCCCGAGCTCCCGTTCGTGCTGTTCACCGGCAAGGGATCGGAGGAGGTCGCGAGCGAGGCCATCTCCGCGGGCGTCACCGACTACCTCCAGAAGCGCGGCGGCGGCGACCAGTTCGAGGTGCTCGTCAACCGGCTCCGGAACGCGGTCGACAGGAGCCGGCTCATGCGGCAGGTCGAACGCAGCATCGCGGCGCTGGAGGCCGCCAACGAGCCGATCGGGATCCTCGGTGCCGACGGGCGGTACCTGTTCGCCAACGAGGCGTACGCTTCGGTGTACGGTCGGTCCTCCGAGAACGTCGTCGATCGCCACTGGAAGACGTTCTATCCCGACGACGAGATCGAGCGGTTCACCGAGGAGATCCTCCCCGTCGTGACGGAGAAGGGCCACTGGACCGGCGAGGCCACCGCCCGCGACGAGGACGGCCGACTGATCCGCGAACGGCTGGTCTTGACGCACACGACCGACGGGGGACACGTGTGTATCGTCCGCGGGGCGGAGCCGGTCTCGGAGTCGGACGACTGA
- a CDS encoding Mrp/NBP35 family ATP-binding protein, which produces MNEADVRARLREVDDPDLGDDVVSLGLVNGIDLDEGDETVHVSLALGAPFSPHESAIADDVRAALADTGLDVELSASIPDDLSAAEQVLPGVENVIAVASGKGGVGKSTVAVNLAAGLSELGARVGLFDTDVYGPNVPRMVSAEERPQTDGETIVPPERYGVKLMSMDFLTGEDDPVIWRGPMVHKIITQLVEDVEWGELDYLVMDLPPGTGDTQLTILQTLPLTGAVIVTTPQDVALDDAVKGLRMFGKHDTNVLGIAENMSGFRCPDCGGFHEIFGSGGGKALAADHDLPFLGGIPLDPAVRTGGDDGAPVVLGEGDTADAFRVLVENVANNAGVVRRREASEGR; this is translated from the coding sequence ATGAACGAAGCGGACGTCAGAGCGCGACTGCGGGAGGTCGACGACCCCGACCTCGGGGACGACGTGGTCTCGCTCGGGCTGGTGAACGGGATCGACCTCGACGAGGGGGACGAAACGGTTCACGTCTCGTTGGCGCTCGGTGCCCCGTTCTCGCCACACGAATCGGCGATCGCCGACGACGTGCGGGCGGCGCTCGCGGACACGGGCCTCGACGTGGAGCTGTCGGCGTCGATCCCCGACGACCTGTCGGCGGCCGAGCAGGTGTTGCCCGGCGTCGAGAACGTGATCGCGGTCGCCTCCGGCAAGGGCGGCGTGGGGAAATCGACGGTGGCGGTGAACCTCGCGGCGGGGCTCTCCGAACTCGGCGCGCGGGTCGGCCTCTTCGACACGGACGTGTACGGTCCGAACGTCCCGCGGATGGTCTCGGCCGAGGAGCGCCCGCAGACCGACGGCGAGACGATCGTGCCGCCGGAGCGGTACGGGGTGAAGCTCATGAGCATGGACTTCCTCACCGGCGAGGACGACCCCGTGATCTGGCGCGGCCCGATGGTCCACAAGATCATCACCCAGCTCGTCGAGGACGTCGAGTGGGGCGAGCTCGACTACCTCGTGATGGACCTGCCGCCGGGAACGGGCGACACCCAGCTCACGATCCTCCAGACCCTGCCGCTGACGGGGGCGGTGATCGTCACCACGCCGCAGGACGTGGCGCTCGACGACGCGGTGAAGGGGCTCCGGATGTTCGGCAAACACGACACGAACGTGCTCGGGATCGCGGAGAACATGTCCGGGTTCCGGTGTCCCGACTGCGGCGGCTTCCACGAGATATTCGGCTCCGGCGGCGGGAAGGCGCTCGCGGCCGACCACGACCTCCCGTTCCTCGGCGGCATCCCGCTCGATCCGGCCGTGCGAACCGGCGGCGACGACGGCGCGCCGGTCGTGCTCGGGGAGGGCGACACCGCCGACGCGTTCCGGGTGCTCGTCGAGAACGTCGCGAACAACGCCGGCGTCGTCCGACGCCGCGAGGCCAGCGAGGGACGATGA
- a CDS encoding GNAT family N-acetyltransferase has product MSNLEEPRIVAATVDDVDAVTDQWVALARGQRRHGSTLLASENRAAVREWVARSVVTGELLVARGEGPAEENAGRDDEGNDRTDDGTAAEESIVGFVAFSIERDGYDRDRTRGVVSNLFVIPDRRGEGIGSALLAAAERELAEAGADAVALEALADNERARAFYADHGYDLHRVELRKELDDEA; this is encoded by the coding sequence GTGTCGAACCTCGAGGAGCCGCGGATCGTCGCTGCGACCGTCGACGACGTCGACGCGGTCACGGACCAGTGGGTGGCGCTCGCCCGCGGCCAGCGCCGCCACGGGTCGACGCTGCTCGCGTCGGAGAACCGGGCCGCGGTCAGGGAGTGGGTCGCCCGGAGCGTCGTCACCGGCGAGCTGCTCGTGGCGCGGGGCGAGGGTCCGGCCGAGGAGAACGCCGGGAGGGACGACGAGGGGAACGATCGAACGGACGACGGAACGGCCGCCGAGGAGTCGATCGTCGGCTTCGTCGCGTTCTCGATCGAGCGCGACGGCTACGATCGCGACCGGACGCGCGGCGTCGTGAGCAACCTCTTCGTGATCCCGGATCGGCGCGGCGAGGGGATCGGATCGGCGCTGCTCGCGGCGGCCGAGCGCGAGCTGGCGGAGGCGGGCGCGGACGCGGTCGCGCTGGAGGCGCTCGCGGACAACGAGCGGGCGCGGGCGTTCTACGCCGACCACGGGTACGACCTCCACCGGGTCGAACTCCGCAAGGAGCTCGACGACGAGGCGTGA
- the udk gene encoding uridine kinase, protein MTIPSFVIGIAGGTGAGKTTVSRLVTQNLGDAVTRIPLDNYYEDRSELSFEERQEVNYDHPSAFEWDLLRDHLETLLEGRPVEMPQYDFEVHNRKEERVTVEPTDVIVLEGILALHDEEINGMMDLRLYVETDADVRILRRIRRDVLERGRDLEGVIDQYLSTVKPMHERFIEPTKGHADLIIPEGANSVAVNLIEEKLHAEIEGNAVRNWERGSLERELAEKRSPDLDAEN, encoded by the coding sequence ATGACCATTCCCTCGTTCGTGATCGGGATCGCGGGGGGGACCGGCGCGGGAAAGACGACGGTCTCCCGGCTCGTCACGCAGAACCTCGGCGACGCCGTCACGCGGATCCCGCTCGACAACTACTACGAGGACCGCTCGGAGCTCTCCTTCGAGGAGCGCCAGGAGGTCAACTACGACCATCCGTCCGCCTTCGAATGGGACCTGCTCCGCGATCACCTCGAGACGCTGTTGGAGGGGCGGCCGGTCGAGATGCCCCAGTACGACTTCGAGGTCCACAACCGCAAGGAGGAGCGCGTCACCGTCGAGCCGACCGACGTCATCGTGCTCGAGGGGATCCTCGCGCTCCACGACGAGGAGATAAACGGGATGATGGACCTCCGGCTGTACGTCGAGACGGACGCCGACGTGCGGATCCTCCGGCGGATCCGTCGGGACGTGCTCGAGCGCGGCCGCGACCTCGAGGGCGTCATCGACCAGTACCTCTCGACGGTGAAGCCGATGCACGAGCGGTTCATCGAGCCGACGAAGGGTCACGCCGACCTGATCATCCCGGAGGGGGCGAACAGCGTGGCGGTCAACCTGATCGAGGAGAAGCTCCACGCCGAGATCGAGGGGAACGCTGTGCGCAACTGGGAGCGCGGGAGCCTGGAGCGCGAACTCGCCGAGAAGCGGTCGCCGGACCTCGACGCGGAGAACTGA
- a CDS encoding Lrp/AsnC family transcriptional regulator: MDDLDRRILSILRRDARTPYTEIADRVGTSEGTVRNRVDRLTEEGIIERFTVTTRTGNVKAMIEISVEMNVDTAAVGERMVEWEEVDFVWQVSGEDDIVLVVDAVDTRAVNELITQARELDDVKSTKTRLILDERLG; the protein is encoded by the coding sequence ATGGACGACCTCGACCGCCGGATCCTCTCGATCCTGCGACGGGACGCGCGAACCCCCTACACCGAGATCGCCGACCGGGTCGGCACCTCCGAGGGGACGGTCCGCAACCGCGTCGACCGGCTGACCGAGGAGGGCATCATCGAGCGGTTCACGGTGACCACCCGGACCGGCAACGTGAAGGCGATGATCGAGATATCCGTGGAGATGAACGTCGACACCGCGGCCGTCGGCGAGCGCATGGTGGAGTGGGAGGAGGTGGACTTCGTCTGGCAGGTCTCCGGCGAGGACGACATCGTCCTCGTCGTCGACGCGGTCGACACTCGCGCCGTCAACGAACTCATCACGCAGGCGCGCGAACTCGACGACGTCAAATCCACGAAGACCCGGCTCATCCTCGACGAGCGCCTCGGCTGA